The following proteins come from a genomic window of Trifolium pratense cultivar HEN17-A07 linkage group LG4, ARS_RC_1.1, whole genome shotgun sequence:
- the LOC123924546 gene encoding mitochondrial thiamine diphosphate carrier 2-like isoform X1, translating into MEEPSQLKRAIIDSSAGAISGGISRTVTSPLDVIKIRFQVQLEPTTSWALLRKDLVVTAPSKYTGMFQASRDILREEGLKGFWRGNVPALLMVMPYTAIQFTVLHKLKTIASGSSKTENHTNLSPYLSYVSGAAAGCAATVGSYPFDLLRTILASQGEPKVYPNMRAAFMDIIHTRGFQGMYAGLSPTLVEIIPYAGLQFGTYDTFKRWTSTWNHNRYSHITGDDSLSSFQLFICGLAAGTCAKLVCHPLDVVKKRFQIEGLQRHPRYGARVEHRAYSNMYDAVQRIFRSEGWAGLYKGIIPSTVKAAPAGAVTFVAYEMVSDWLESLT; encoded by the exons ATGGAGGAACCTAGCCAACTGAAACGTGCCATCATTGATTCTTCTGCTGGAGCAATTTCTGGTGGAATTTCTCGTACTGTAACATCACCTCTTGATGTTATTAAGATTAGATTtcag GTTCAACTTGAACCAACAACTTCATGGGCTTTACTACGCAAAGATTTAGTTGTAACTGCCCCGTCAAAATATACTGGTATGTTTCAGGCCAGCAGAGATATTCTTAGAGAAGAAGGCTTAAAG GGATTTTGGCGGGGGAATGTACCGGCGTTGCTCATGGTTATGCCATATACAGCCATTCAATTTACAGTTTTACACAAGTTAAAGACTATTGCATCCGGATCTTCCAAGACAG AGAATCACACTAATTTGAGCCCATATCTATCCTATGTCAGCGGCGCGGCAGCTGGGTGTGCAGCTACTGTTGGTTCATATCCTTTTGATCTTCTCCGAACCATATTAGCTTCTCAAGGCGAGCCAAAG GTATATCCAAACATGAGAGCGGCATTCATGGATATCATTCACACTCGTGGATTTCAAGGCATGTATGCTGGATTGTCTCCAACTCTAGTTGAGATTATACCTTATGCAGGACTACAATTTGGAACCTATGATACATTTAAGCGTTGGACCTCG ACTTGGAACCATAATAGATATTCCCACATCACTGGAGACGATAGTCTATCTAGCTTTCAGCTTTTCATTTGTGGGTTGGCGGCTGGAACATGTGCAAAACTTGTCTGTCATCCTCTTGATGTTGTCAAGAAAAGATTTCAG ATTGAAGGTCTTCAAAGGCATCCCAGATACGGAGCTCGAGTTGAGCATCGAGCATATAGTAATATGTATGATGCCGTGCAACGGATATTTAGGTCGGAAGGTTGGGCTGGACTATACAAGGGGATAATTCCATCAACTGTTAAAGCTGCACCTGCTGGTGCTGTGACATTTGTTGCATATGAAATGGTATCAGATTGGCTAGAGTCCTTGACTTAA
- the LOC123924546 gene encoding mitochondrial thiamine diphosphate carrier 2-like isoform X2, whose translation MFQASRDILREEGLKGFWRGNVPALLMVMPYTAIQFTVLHKLKTIASGSSKTENHTNLSPYLSYVSGAAAGCAATVGSYPFDLLRTILASQGEPKVYPNMRAAFMDIIHTRGFQGMYAGLSPTLVEIIPYAGLQFGTYDTFKRWTSTWNHNRYSHITGDDSLSSFQLFICGLAAGTCAKLVCHPLDVVKKRFQIEGLQRHPRYGARVEHRAYSNMYDAVQRIFRSEGWAGLYKGIIPSTVKAAPAGAVTFVAYEMVSDWLESLT comes from the exons ATGTTTCAGGCCAGCAGAGATATTCTTAGAGAAGAAGGCTTAAAG GGATTTTGGCGGGGGAATGTACCGGCGTTGCTCATGGTTATGCCATATACAGCCATTCAATTTACAGTTTTACACAAGTTAAAGACTATTGCATCCGGATCTTCCAAGACAG AGAATCACACTAATTTGAGCCCATATCTATCCTATGTCAGCGGCGCGGCAGCTGGGTGTGCAGCTACTGTTGGTTCATATCCTTTTGATCTTCTCCGAACCATATTAGCTTCTCAAGGCGAGCCAAAG GTATATCCAAACATGAGAGCGGCATTCATGGATATCATTCACACTCGTGGATTTCAAGGCATGTATGCTGGATTGTCTCCAACTCTAGTTGAGATTATACCTTATGCAGGACTACAATTTGGAACCTATGATACATTTAAGCGTTGGACCTCG ACTTGGAACCATAATAGATATTCCCACATCACTGGAGACGATAGTCTATCTAGCTTTCAGCTTTTCATTTGTGGGTTGGCGGCTGGAACATGTGCAAAACTTGTCTGTCATCCTCTTGATGTTGTCAAGAAAAGATTTCAG ATTGAAGGTCTTCAAAGGCATCCCAGATACGGAGCTCGAGTTGAGCATCGAGCATATAGTAATATGTATGATGCCGTGCAACGGATATTTAGGTCGGAAGGTTGGGCTGGACTATACAAGGGGATAATTCCATCAACTGTTAAAGCTGCACCTGCTGGTGCTGTGACATTTGTTGCATATGAAATGGTATCAGATTGGCTAGAGTCCTTGACTTAA